Proteins co-encoded in one Hymenobacter swuensis DY53 genomic window:
- a CDS encoding Pycsar system effector family protein gives MEPILTQKPAKAEIVKNAKAYVLALLEEKLPAQLVYHSPKHTTAVVKEARALSEAAGLSEADQEAVVLAAWFHDTGYLDTYDGHEFRSAELAGEWLTQQGYPAERTELVQTLIKATHRDATRETELEQLLVDADMSGMGRDDFFANAELLRAEWETSLGKTYSNTEWAENQLAFLLAGKYYTKAAKDRYQDQHKDNIKEQRKLLKKTEKKKKKKTEEEEGTFAEPKRGIETMFRTMYSNHMKLSDMADKKANMMISLNAVLMSLIITYFGAKLGSKTAALSNVGVIRNPIIAVPMGILLATALASVITAILCAQPDVTSFKWLKRSPQIATNRRVNLLFFGNFSKLSLDDFQSGMTQLMQQKDALYTNMVTDIYYLGDVLTKKYRLLRLSYTIFMVGLILTALSFGIALLYKM, from the coding sequence ATGGAGCCTATTCTTACCCAGAAACCGGCCAAGGCCGAAATTGTCAAAAACGCGAAGGCCTACGTGCTGGCTTTGCTGGAAGAAAAGCTTCCGGCGCAACTCGTGTACCACTCGCCCAAGCATACTACGGCGGTAGTAAAGGAAGCCCGCGCCCTGAGCGAAGCGGCCGGCCTCAGCGAAGCCGACCAGGAAGCCGTGGTGCTGGCCGCCTGGTTTCATGACACGGGTTACCTTGATACTTACGACGGCCACGAGTTCCGGAGTGCCGAGCTGGCCGGCGAATGGCTCACCCAGCAGGGCTATCCGGCTGAGCGCACCGAGCTGGTACAAACCCTGATCAAAGCTACCCACCGCGACGCTACCCGGGAAACCGAGCTGGAGCAACTGCTGGTGGATGCCGACATGAGCGGAATGGGCCGGGACGATTTTTTTGCCAACGCCGAGCTGCTGCGCGCCGAGTGGGAAACCAGCCTGGGTAAAACCTACTCCAACACCGAGTGGGCCGAAAATCAGCTGGCGTTTCTGCTGGCCGGCAAGTACTACACCAAAGCCGCCAAAGACCGGTACCAGGACCAGCACAAGGACAACATAAAGGAGCAGCGCAAACTGCTGAAGAAGACCGAGAAAAAGAAAAAGAAAAAGACGGAGGAAGAGGAAGGCACGTTTGCCGAGCCCAAGCGGGGCATCGAAACCATGTTCCGGACCATGTACAGCAACCACATGAAGCTCTCGGATATGGCCGATAAGAAGGCCAACATGATGATTTCGCTGAACGCGGTGCTCATGTCGCTTATCATTACCTACTTCGGGGCAAAGCTGGGCAGCAAAACGGCGGCTCTGAGCAACGTGGGCGTTATCCGGAACCCGATTATTGCCGTGCCGATGGGCATCCTGCTGGCCACGGCGCTGGCCTCGGTCATCACGGCCATTCTGTGCGCCCAGCCCGACGTGACGAGCTTTAAGTGGCTCAAGCGCAGCCCCCAGATTGCCACCAACCGCCGCGTGAACCTGCTGTTCTTCGGTAACTTCAGCAAGCTCAGCCTCGATGACTTCCAGAGCGGTATGACCCAGCTTATGCAGCAGAAAGACGCGCTGTACACCAACATGGTGACGGACATCTACTACCTCGGCGACGTGCTAACCAAGAAGTACCGGCTGCTGCGTCTGAGCTACACCATTTTCATGGTCGGCCTGATCCTTACCGCGCTGTCGTTTGGCATTGCGCTGCTGTATAAGATGTAA
- a CDS encoding DUF2652 domain-containing protein, translated as MGVLDELRAQRRAAGTASGSAADGQQPALLLIPDISGFTRFIEESGNPQAPFLVADLLEILIEANTLDLEVNEIQGDAVLFYRLGPPPTAEELVRQCRRIYLDFQNYLRLVERDTGSALAASLHELALTLKIVVHYGRVSVARIREHTKLMGRDVIVVHRLLKNNVAGSEYILLSDGYLRTQPPAELARVFAWTRLLPGSTYYEYLGETPYHYAHLSPLRLLLNAPGVDDDVPTGQGCVLKVRRALRVPAPYALRVLSNFRLRPRWMEGATAVHYDVTKAGRLGTSYKVDVFSGQIDFQTVQCLEDEDGRLTYVEKISHFRLFPNALLFCCVEAVDFDSCLLTLELRYGHVASSHRLIRFGQLRRLYRFLGRSLAQFAQLVER; from the coding sequence ATGGGTGTTTTGGATGAATTGCGGGCCCAGCGCCGCGCGGCCGGTACCGCGTCCGGGTCGGCCGCCGACGGGCAGCAGCCGGCCCTGCTGCTTATTCCCGATATCAGCGGCTTCACCCGCTTCATTGAGGAATCGGGCAACCCGCAGGCTCCGTTTCTGGTAGCCGATCTGCTGGAAATCCTCATTGAGGCCAACACCCTGGACCTGGAAGTCAATGAAATTCAGGGCGACGCGGTGCTGTTTTACCGGCTGGGCCCGCCCCCCACGGCCGAGGAGCTGGTGCGCCAGTGCCGCCGCATCTACCTCGACTTCCAGAACTACCTGCGCCTGGTGGAGCGCGACACCGGCTCGGCCCTGGCCGCTTCCCTGCACGAGCTGGCCCTCACCCTTAAAATAGTGGTGCACTACGGCCGCGTGAGCGTGGCCCGCATCCGGGAGCACACCAAGCTCATGGGCCGCGACGTAATTGTGGTGCACCGGCTGCTCAAGAACAACGTGGCCGGCTCCGAGTACATTCTGCTCTCGGACGGTTACCTGCGTACCCAGCCTCCGGCTGAGCTGGCCCGCGTATTCGCCTGGACGCGCCTGCTGCCCGGCTCCACCTACTACGAGTACCTCGGCGAAACGCCCTACCACTACGCCCACCTCTCGCCCCTGCGCCTGCTCCTCAACGCTCCCGGCGTAGACGACGACGTACCCACCGGCCAGGGCTGCGTGCTGAAGGTGCGCCGCGCGCTGCGGGTGCCCGCGCCCTACGCTTTGCGGGTGCTTAGCAACTTCCGTCTGCGCCCGCGCTGGATGGAAGGGGCCACCGCCGTACATTACGACGTGACCAAGGCCGGCCGCCTCGGCACCAGCTACAAAGTAGACGTGTTCAGCGGCCAGATTGACTTCCAGACGGTACAGTGCCTGGAGGACGAGGACGGCCGCCTGACCTACGTGGAGAAGATTTCGCACTTCCGCCTGTTTCCCAACGCCCTGCTGTTCTGCTGCGTGGAAGCCGTGGATTTCGACAGCTGCCTGCTGACGCTGGAGCTGCGCTACGGCCACGTGGCCAGTAGCCACCGCCTCATCCGTTTCGGCCAGCTGCGCCGCCTCTACCGTTTCCTCGGCCGCTCCCTGGCGCAATTCGCGCAGCTGGTGGAACGGTGA
- a CDS encoding class I SAM-dependent DNA methyltransferase yields MTYPDFEARWKNSGGAERANYGLFLQDLCDLLEVPRPDPTTDDPTQDQYVLERAVQFNDGPKKSTGRIDLYKRGCFVLETKQGTDTADQQKKQERTELGLEPSKRRKGHAVRGSAKWAEMMQAARQQALGYVRALPPEEPRPLFVLVADVGFCLDVYSNFAGVGDSFVPFPDQTRFRLPLAALADEKTRAMLRQIFLDPKELDPSRRAARVTRELAARLAKLSEQLERAGHAPDVVAQFLMRCLFTMFSEDVGLIPKQSFTGMLSQYGTPELLEYLPDALTNLWRTMDTGGFSSDLKARLRRFNGKLFHDATALPLNAGQAELLLQSARADWTEVEPAIFGTLLERALDPKERHSLGAHYTPRRYVERLVLPTVLEPLRREWAAAQAAAARRLEEGQPKDARAELVRFLARLTSLKILDPACGSGNFLYVTLEHLKRLEGEVLAAINSYGQTGLLELGGGTTVSPHQLLGLELNPRAAAIADVVLRIGYLQWHLRTYGPSELREPLLDEYQNIRQQDAALQHGPPVPRLDAYGQPVTRWDGLTTTMHPVTGLKIPDEKAQVLVFDYPNPKPAEWPKADFIIGNPPFIGKLKMREALGDGYVEALRKAYSNVVPDAADFVMYWWYKAGQILTAGKAERFGFITTNSITQIYNRRVVEACLIDKLNPLSISFAIPDHPWVDNSDGAAVRIAMTVAQLGAQAGTLASLKREWQSSDGDIDVEVTETEGVINSDLSIGADVTSVAALQANESMSLLGVKFYGQGFVLNNTDAERLAATSSQPLIKNFVGGQDLTQRPRELSVIDATGLTSDELISKYPDAYQHLWLNVKPERDHNPRESRRIRWWLFGENQPSMRKAIIGLSRYIATAETAKHRLFQFVPGNWISEGTGIVVATDDAYNLGVLSSKAHIVWAIAAGGILGVGATPRYNKTRCFDPFPFPATTAEQQARIRELAEQLDAHRKRQQTQHPALTLTDLYNVVEKLRAGQPLTTAKEQTINQQGLASVVLSLHQQLDTAVAAAYGWPADLPDAEILTRLVRLNHERAQEEQAGHVRYLRPAYQAPELQQSALTLPAAAAKVAPAAEATGPQPWPTELAQQMQAVRDAVQQAGQSVTAAQVAARFKRTKPERVQPLLDTLTALSLLRQTEEGAYAA; encoded by the coding sequence TTGACTTACCCCGACTTTGAAGCCCGCTGGAAGAACTCCGGCGGCGCGGAGCGGGCCAACTACGGCCTGTTCCTGCAAGACCTCTGCGACCTGCTGGAAGTACCTCGCCCCGACCCTACCACCGACGACCCTACCCAAGATCAATACGTACTGGAACGCGCCGTGCAGTTCAACGACGGGCCCAAGAAAAGCACCGGCCGCATCGACCTCTACAAGCGCGGCTGCTTCGTGCTGGAAACCAAGCAGGGCACCGACACCGCCGACCAACAGAAAAAGCAGGAACGCACCGAGCTGGGATTAGAGCCAAGCAAGCGCCGCAAGGGCCACGCCGTGCGCGGCTCCGCCAAGTGGGCCGAAATGATGCAGGCCGCCCGCCAACAGGCCCTAGGCTACGTGCGCGCCCTGCCGCCCGAGGAACCCCGCCCGCTGTTTGTGCTGGTGGCCGATGTGGGCTTCTGCCTCGACGTGTACAGCAACTTCGCCGGGGTGGGTGATTCGTTCGTGCCCTTCCCCGACCAGACCCGGTTCCGGCTGCCGCTGGCCGCGCTGGCCGATGAAAAGACGCGGGCCATGCTCCGCCAGATCTTCCTCGACCCGAAAGAGCTGGACCCCAGCCGCCGCGCCGCCCGCGTGACGCGGGAGCTGGCCGCCCGCCTGGCCAAACTATCGGAGCAGCTGGAACGGGCCGGGCACGCGCCCGACGTGGTGGCGCAGTTCCTGATGCGCTGCCTGTTTACCATGTTTTCGGAAGATGTGGGCCTGATTCCGAAGCAGAGCTTTACCGGGATGCTGAGCCAGTACGGCACGCCGGAGCTGCTGGAATATCTGCCCGACGCGCTGACCAACCTGTGGCGCACGATGGACACCGGCGGCTTTAGCTCCGACCTGAAAGCCCGGCTGCGGCGCTTCAACGGCAAGCTGTTTCACGATGCCACCGCCCTGCCCCTGAACGCCGGCCAGGCGGAGCTGCTGCTGCAGTCGGCGCGGGCGGATTGGACGGAGGTGGAGCCGGCCATTTTCGGGACGCTGCTGGAGCGCGCCCTCGACCCCAAAGAGCGGCACAGCCTGGGCGCCCACTACACCCCGCGCCGCTACGTGGAGCGCCTGGTGCTGCCCACTGTGCTGGAACCGCTGCGCCGGGAGTGGGCCGCCGCCCAGGCCGCCGCCGCCCGCCGCCTCGAGGAAGGCCAGCCCAAAGACGCCCGCGCCGAACTGGTGCGCTTCCTTGCCCGCCTCACCAGCCTCAAAATACTGGACCCCGCCTGCGGCTCCGGCAACTTCCTGTACGTGACGCTGGAACACCTCAAGCGGCTGGAAGGCGAAGTGCTGGCCGCCATCAACAGCTACGGCCAGACGGGCCTGCTGGAATTGGGCGGCGGCACCACCGTGAGCCCGCACCAGCTGTTGGGCCTGGAGCTGAACCCGCGCGCGGCCGCCATTGCCGACGTGGTGTTGCGCATTGGCTACCTGCAATGGCACCTGCGCACCTACGGCCCCTCCGAGCTGCGCGAGCCGCTGCTGGATGAGTACCAGAACATCCGCCAACAGGATGCGGCCCTGCAGCACGGCCCGCCCGTGCCCCGCCTCGATGCCTACGGCCAACCCGTAACGCGCTGGGACGGGTTAACTACTACTATGCATCCTGTTACTGGTCTTAAGATACCTGATGAAAAGGCACAGGTGTTGGTTTTTGATTATCCAAACCCTAAGCCTGCTGAATGGCCAAAAGCAGATTTTATTATTGGAAATCCGCCATTCATAGGAAAACTTAAAATGCGCGAAGCGTTGGGGGATGGCTATGTAGAAGCATTGCGTAAAGCATACAGCAATGTTGTTCCTGATGCTGCTGATTTTGTAATGTATTGGTGGTATAAAGCAGGACAAATTTTAACTGCAGGGAAAGCCGAAAGATTTGGGTTTATAACTACTAATTCTATAACGCAAATTTATAATCGACGTGTGGTTGAAGCTTGCCTGATAGATAAGCTAAATCCTCTTTCTATAAGCTTTGCCATTCCTGATCATCCTTGGGTAGATAACAGTGATGGTGCAGCTGTCCGCATTGCTATGACTGTTGCACAACTTGGCGCTCAAGCTGGTACACTAGCTTCTTTAAAACGTGAGTGGCAAAGTTCTGATGGGGATATAGATGTCGAGGTTACAGAAACGGAAGGAGTTATCAATTCTGACCTCTCAATAGGAGCAGATGTTACCTCGGTTGCTGCTTTGCAGGCTAATGAAAGCATGTCATTGTTAGGGGTGAAGTTCTACGGGCAAGGATTTGTACTCAATAATACAGATGCTGAAAGGCTGGCTGCAACTTCAAGCCAGCCATTGATTAAGAACTTCGTTGGCGGACAAGACTTGACCCAACGCCCTAGGGAATTATCAGTCATAGACGCAACTGGATTGACCTCTGATGAATTAATCTCAAAATACCCCGATGCTTATCAGCATCTATGGTTAAACGTCAAGCCTGAACGTGACCATAATCCGCGTGAGAGTAGACGGATACGTTGGTGGTTATTCGGTGAAAATCAACCAAGTATGCGTAAGGCTATTATTGGACTATCCAGGTATATAGCAACTGCAGAAACCGCAAAGCATAGGCTATTCCAATTTGTCCCTGGTAATTGGATATCAGAAGGCACGGGTATAGTAGTTGCGACAGATGATGCTTATAATTTGGGTGTATTATCGTCTAAAGCACATATTGTTTGGGCTATTGCAGCAGGAGGGATTTTAGGAGTTGGAGCCACCCCCCGCTACAACAAAACTCGTTGCTTCGACCCGTTCCCCTTCCCAGCAACCACGGCGGAGCAGCAGGCGCGCATCAGGGAGCTAGCCGAACAGCTCGACGCCCACCGCAAGCGCCAGCAAACGCAGCACCCCGCCCTCACCCTCACCGACCTCTACAACGTGGTGGAGAAGCTGCGCGCCGGCCAGCCCCTCACCACGGCCAAAGAGCAAACCATCAACCAGCAGGGCCTGGCCTCCGTCGTCCTGAGCCTGCACCAGCAGCTCGATACAGCCGTAGCCGCCGCCTACGGCTGGCCCGCCGACCTTCCCGACGCGGAAATACTGACCCGCCTGGTGCGCCTCAACCACGAGCGCGCCCAGGAGGAACAGGCGGGCCACGTGCGCTACCTCCGCCCCGCCTACCAGGCCCCGGAGTTGCAGCAGTCGGCGCTGACCCTACCCGCCGCCGCTGCCAAGGTTGCTCCTGCCGCGGAAGCCACCGGCCCCCAGCCGTGGCCTACGGAGTTGGCCCAGCAGATGCAGGCCGTTCGGGATGCCGTGCAGCAGGCCGGCCAGTCGGTTACGGCCGCCCAGGTAGCTGCCCGCTTCAAGCGCACCAAGCCGGAGCGCGTGCAGCCCCTGCTGGATACGCTCACCGCCCTCAGCCTGCTCCGCCAGACGGAGGAAGGGGCCTACGCGGCGTAA
- a CDS encoding response regulator, translating to MIRIILTDDHAILRDGIRALLAREPDMRVVGEAADGRALLDLLAHTAADVVLMDVNMPGLDGFAVMPFLRESHPEVRVLVLSMLDHENYVYRMLQAGALGYVLKNADITEITHAIRTVAAGRQFLCTEIGLALLHRTIGVPTPPVPDIPAPVAATRPAGAAELSGRELEVLRLIAEGLTNQEIADTLFTSKRTIETHRQNIIEKTQAKNTAALIRYAMSQGLIA from the coding sequence ATGATTCGTATTATACTCACCGATGACCACGCCATTCTGCGCGACGGAATTCGGGCCCTGCTGGCGCGGGAGCCCGACATGCGGGTGGTGGGGGAGGCCGCCGACGGCCGGGCCCTGCTGGACCTGCTGGCCCACACCGCCGCCGATGTGGTGCTGATGGATGTGAATATGCCCGGGCTGGACGGGTTTGCCGTGATGCCCTTCCTGCGCGAAAGCCACCCCGAGGTGCGGGTGCTGGTGCTGTCCATGCTCGACCACGAAAACTACGTGTACCGCATGCTGCAGGCCGGGGCGCTGGGCTACGTGCTCAAAAACGCCGACATCACCGAAATAACCCACGCCATCCGGACGGTGGCCGCCGGCCGGCAGTTTCTGTGTACCGAAATTGGGCTGGCTCTGCTGCACCGCACTATTGGGGTGCCCACGCCCCCCGTACCGGACATTCCGGCCCCCGTTGCCGCCACCCGGCCGGCCGGCGCGGCGGAGCTGTCGGGGCGGGAGCTGGAGGTGCTCCGGCTGATTGCGGAGGGCCTCACTAACCAGGAAATTGCGGATACGCTTTTCACCAGCAAGCGCACCATCGAAACCCACCGCCAGAACATCATCGAGAAAACCCAGGCCAAAAACACGGCCGCCCTCATCCGCTACGCCATGAGCCAGGGCCTGATTGCGTAG
- a CDS encoding sensor histidine kinase, producing MPNPTPTADTPTAELVRLRAELALARAAQAQAEARATYYQQLFEQPRKAVVIVREGRYTDCNPMALHLLGLSRRDELLGRPIGSFSAPTQPDGRATAVRLADMLEQAHRLGWARFSWLGKRPNGEEFWEEMLITAIWLEGELLYHITWEDTSGRQPRPGSSHESENRLQLALAATASGVWISHLPTHKLYCDQRTRQILGITEAISSWEELQPLVHPEDMALLHTAFQRSVHQQQPFDIEFRLLHPTEGTRHLMAMGQVQLDGQHQPLRITGLLRDVTDRHRTRHELTLKNQLLERMLQNLPLTLGRFDRQGRLLELTGAGLRYLHVADNEGVGQLAGYLIPDMQEHIAQVLAGHTVRFVARGEAQGEPVYLQCFGFFDESQQCGVIFSINATESELSKERLRTEKEFTERLLNHSVDAIVACDAQGRITAWNRVMERLSGCAAATMLGQLLPEFPVFTPDTAQGAALHRLLAGQLTPHYNVPFHCHDQDCEANLLPLQLSDGAAHGVLVVIRDVTQRNFLAAQATQLQLRRQHEILAAVLEAQETERRRIAESLHNGVGQLLYAAKLSLPPTGEVHGTRSLLEEAIRATRTISFELTPGVLADFGLKTALEELLKRIPHHHLRVQLRMQHLPERLPAAVEMAAYRTMQELLNNILKHSRASEATLLVSYQQSTLHLSAEDNGIGFEAAPPTPEPPRGLGLTSIRHRVELLLGTLTVDSGPGRGTLVCISLPCSPEGRP from the coding sequence ATGCCCAACCCCACGCCCACCGCCGATACGCCCACTGCCGAGCTGGTCCGCCTGCGGGCGGAACTGGCCCTGGCCCGCGCCGCCCAGGCCCAGGCCGAAGCCCGCGCCACCTACTACCAGCAACTGTTCGAGCAGCCCCGCAAGGCCGTGGTCATCGTCCGGGAAGGCCGGTATACCGATTGTAACCCCATGGCCCTGCACCTGCTGGGGCTGAGCCGCCGCGACGAGCTGCTGGGGCGGCCCATCGGCTCCTTCTCGGCTCCCACCCAACCCGATGGCCGCGCCACCGCCGTCCGCCTGGCCGATATGCTGGAGCAGGCCCACCGCCTGGGCTGGGCCCGCTTTTCCTGGCTGGGGAAGCGGCCCAACGGCGAGGAGTTCTGGGAGGAGATGCTGATTACGGCCATCTGGCTGGAAGGCGAGCTGCTGTACCACATTACCTGGGAAGACACCTCCGGCCGGCAGCCCCGGCCCGGCAGCAGCCACGAAAGCGAAAACCGTTTGCAACTGGCCCTGGCGGCCACCGCTTCGGGCGTATGGATCAGCCACCTGCCCACCCATAAACTCTACTGCGACCAGCGGACCCGGCAGATTCTGGGCATTACCGAGGCCATCAGCTCCTGGGAAGAGCTGCAGCCCCTGGTACACCCCGAGGACATGGCCCTGCTGCACACCGCGTTCCAGCGCTCCGTACACCAGCAGCAACCCTTCGATATCGAGTTTCGGCTGCTGCACCCCACTGAGGGGACGCGCCACCTGATGGCCATGGGACAGGTGCAGCTTGATGGCCAGCACCAGCCGCTACGCATAACCGGCCTGCTGCGCGACGTGACAGACCGCCACCGCACCCGCCACGAGCTGACGCTGAAAAACCAGCTGCTGGAGCGCATGCTGCAGAACCTGCCGCTCACTCTGGGCCGCTTTGACCGGCAGGGCCGCCTGCTGGAGCTGACGGGCGCCGGGCTGCGCTACCTCCATGTGGCCGATAATGAGGGCGTGGGGCAGCTAGCGGGCTACCTGATACCCGATATGCAGGAGCACATTGCCCAGGTGTTGGCCGGCCACACGGTGCGCTTTGTGGCGCGGGGTGAAGCGCAGGGGGAGCCGGTGTACCTGCAGTGCTTCGGCTTCTTCGATGAAAGCCAGCAGTGCGGCGTGATATTCTCCATCAACGCCACCGAGTCGGAGCTGAGCAAGGAGCGGCTGCGGACGGAGAAGGAGTTTACGGAGCGCCTGCTCAACCACAGTGTGGATGCCATTGTAGCCTGCGACGCGCAGGGCCGCATTACGGCCTGGAACCGCGTGATGGAACGGCTTTCGGGGTGTGCAGCAGCTACCATGCTGGGCCAGCTGCTGCCTGAGTTTCCGGTATTCACGCCCGATACCGCTCAGGGCGCCGCCCTGCACAGGCTACTGGCCGGTCAGCTTACGCCCCATTACAACGTGCCCTTTCACTGCCACGACCAAGACTGCGAGGCCAATCTGCTGCCGCTGCAACTATCCGACGGTGCAGCGCACGGCGTGCTGGTAGTTATCCGCGACGTGACGCAGCGCAACTTCCTGGCCGCCCAGGCAACTCAGTTGCAACTGCGGCGGCAGCACGAAATTCTGGCCGCCGTGCTGGAAGCCCAGGAAACGGAGCGCCGCCGCATTGCCGAGAGCCTGCACAACGGTGTGGGGCAGCTGCTGTACGCGGCCAAGCTCAGCCTGCCGCCCACCGGGGAGGTGCACGGAACCCGCAGCCTGCTGGAAGAGGCCATCCGGGCTACCCGCACCATTTCCTTTGAGCTGACGCCCGGCGTACTGGCCGATTTTGGTTTGAAAACCGCCCTCGAAGAACTGCTCAAGCGCATTCCGCACCATCACCTGCGCGTGCAGTTGCGTATGCAGCACCTGCCGGAGCGCCTGCCGGCTGCCGTGGAAATGGCCGCCTACCGCACCATGCAGGAATTGCTGAACAACATTCTCAAACATTCCCGCGCCTCCGAGGCCACCCTGCTTGTCAGCTACCAGCAGAGCACCCTGCATCTTTCCGCCGAGGATAACGGCATTGGATTCGAGGCGGCCCCACCGACCCCCGAGCCGCCCCGGGGCTTGGGCCTGACCAGCATCCGGCACCGCGTGGAGCTGCTGCTGGGTACCCTCACGGTTGACTCCGGTCCCGGCCGGGGCACCCTGGTTTGTATTTCCCTGCCCTGTAGTCCGGAGGGCCGCCCGTAA
- a CDS encoding STAS domain-containing protein, translating to MEVYREILPNSYLLILADDDAPTAEAQLSSALRLASRSGKPSIWVDCSHLHHLPLSSLRVLLRYYRRLRARQVPLVLCHLGDAAHQLLAKLPTASCPPVVPSLLDAERYCQYRHPLAAHHRVAS from the coding sequence ATGGAAGTATATCGTGAAATTCTGCCCAATAGCTACCTGCTGATTCTGGCCGACGACGATGCTCCGACGGCGGAGGCGCAGCTTTCCTCGGCTCTGCGCCTTGCCAGCCGGAGCGGCAAGCCCAGCATCTGGGTCGACTGCAGCCACCTGCACCATCTGCCGCTTTCCTCGCTGCGGGTGTTGTTACGCTACTACCGCCGGCTTCGGGCGCGGCAGGTGCCGCTGGTGCTCTGCCACCTCGGCGACGCCGCCCATCAGCTCCTAGCCAAGCTGCCTACGGCCTCTTGCCCGCCCGTGGTGCCCTCTCTGCTGGATGCCGAGCGGTATTGCCAGTACCGGCATCCGCTCGCCGCTCACCACCGGGTAGCTTCATAG
- a CDS encoding DUF1345 domain-containing protein produces the protein MAHSVPSSGGWLFRRVAGLPAWKRLTIGVLPAGLLLACTPAGWPLPMRLLTAWAGFTFTTLLVTWLIILVADVGHIRRIATREDPGRVLSFGVVLLAALASLLGVLLLLSSVRAAPDPLLPAHVAIATVGVLTAWLLVHTLFTLRYAHLYYDSTGGRAEGGLAFPGDEQEPDYLDFAYFAFVIGMTAQTADVAIADRTMRRLALLHGLLSFGFNTAVVALAINGLAGLL, from the coding sequence ATGGCTCATTCCGTGCCTTCGTCCGGGGGCTGGTTGTTTCGCCGGGTTGCCGGGTTGCCGGCCTGGAAGCGCCTGACTATCGGGGTGTTACCGGCCGGGCTGCTGCTTGCGTGTACTCCGGCCGGCTGGCCCCTGCCTATGCGCCTGCTCACGGCCTGGGCAGGGTTTACCTTCACCACCCTGCTGGTTACCTGGCTGATTATTCTGGTGGCCGATGTGGGCCATATCCGGCGGATTGCCACCCGTGAGGATCCGGGCCGGGTACTGTCGTTTGGGGTGGTGCTGCTGGCCGCGCTGGCAAGCCTGCTGGGGGTGCTGCTGCTGCTGTCCTCCGTTCGTGCGGCTCCCGATCCGCTGCTGCCGGCCCATGTGGCCATAGCTACAGTGGGTGTGCTCACGGCGTGGCTGCTGGTGCATACCCTGTTTACCCTGCGCTACGCGCATCTGTATTACGACAGCACCGGGGGCCGGGCAGAGGGCGGGCTGGCATTTCCGGGGGATGAACAGGAGCCCGATTACCTGGACTTCGCCTACTTCGCCTTCGTGATAGGTATGACGGCCCAAACCGCCGACGTGGCCATTGCCGACCGCACAATGCGGCGGCTGGCGCTGCTACACGGGCTGCTCTCGTTTGGGTTCAATACGGCCGTGGTAGCCTTGGCCATCAATGGGTTGGCGGGGCTGCTATGA